One stretch of Caloenas nicobarica isolate bCalNic1 chromosome 4, bCalNic1.hap1, whole genome shotgun sequence DNA includes these proteins:
- the UFSP2 gene encoding ufm1-specific protease 2 isoform X1, whose translation MRAGPAPAAALTDVVILEAMDILFRIRGGLDLAFQLATTDEASTKKALGYVFSDLANKLSSDVLVLRICHSSVYVWPNNGMSTVPELTDDSACKEIRRFIQFDQDDETKRKLGKKKDKKLQDTQQIVNIDLMLEMTSSLAALAPVIERENKEHHYINMTLPVDVVLSVSPEETWGRVQNLLVKAIHGQLIDMETCIMKYMKGTSIVVPEQFHFILPGKNHLVTISYPMGISDDQLESYRKELHGLFNLPCDRPYFKRANAYHFPDEPYKDGYLRSPHLHLNSPGMESGMVYLVHGVYSYHHYMQDRIDDSGWGCAYRSLQTICSWFKHQGYIDAPIPTHKEIQQALVDAGDKPAAFVGSRQWIGSIEVQLVLNQLFGITSKILFVSQGSELALQGRELANHFKTEGTPIMIGGGVLAHTILGVAWNEMTGHIKYLILDPHYTGGEDLHVILEKGWCGWKGPEFWNKDAYYNLCLPQRPKTI comes from the exons ATgcgggcgggcccggcccccgcggcggcgctGACGGACGTG gTAATTCTAGAAGCTATGGACATACTCTTTAGAATAAGAGGAGGCTTGGATCTTGCGTTTCAGCTAGCAACTACTGATG AGGCATCAACAAAAAAGGCATTAGGATATGTTTTCAGTGATCTTGCAAACAAACTGTCCTCTGATGTTCTTGTATTAAGAATTTGCCACAGTTCAGTCTATGTGTGGCCTAACAATGGTATGAGCACTGTTCCAGAGCTGACCGATGATTCTGCTTGTAAGGAGATAAGACGATTTATACA ATTTGATCAAGATGATGAGACCAAACGAAAACTTGgcaaaaaaaaggataaaaagttACAAGATACG cagcagataGTCAATATAGACCTCATGTTGGAAATGACATCTTCCTTAGCTGCTTTGGCTCCAGTCattgaaagggaaaataaggaACACCACTACATTAATATGACGTTACCAGTTGATGTTGTTCTATCTGTTTCTCCGGAAGAAACATGGGGAAG GGTACAAAATCTCCTGGTGAAAGCAATTCACGGGCAATTAATTGACATGGAAACATGTATCATGAAATACATGAAGGGAACATCAATTGTCGTGCCAGAacaatttcatttcatattaCCAGGAAAAAATCACCTTGTAACAATCTCGTATCCTATGGGTATTTCAGATGATCAACTGGAAAGTTACAGAAAG GAGTTGCATGGGTTATTCAATCTGCCTTGTGACAGGCCATATTTCAAGAGAGCAAATGCTTATCATTTTCCAGATGAACCATATAAAGACGGATATCTTAGAAGTCCACATTTACATCTTAATTCGCCTGGTATGGAGTCTGGTATG GTTTATTTAGTGCATGGTGTATATAGTTATCACCACTATATGCAGGATCGGATTGATGACAGTGGTTGGGGCTGTGCCTATCGGTCTTTGCAGACAATCTGTTCTTGGTTCAAGCACCAAGGTTACATTGATGCCCCTATACCAACGCACAAGGAAATCCAACAG GCGCTGGTTGATGCTGGAGACAAACCTGCAGCGTTTGTTGGGTCACGGCAATGGATTGGTTCAATTGAGGTACAGCTTGttttaaatcagctttttgGAATAACATCAAAAATACTATTTGTCAG CCAGGGTTCTGAACTAGCATTGCAGGGAAGAGAGCTTGCTAATCATTTCAAGACTGAAGGAACTCCAATTATGATTG GTGGAGGTGTTTTGGCTCACACGATACTAGGAGTGGCTTGGAATGAGATGACAGGGcacataaaatatttgattCTAGACCCACATTACACCGGAGGAGAAGACCTGCATGTTATTTTGGAAAAG
- the UFSP2 gene encoding ufm1-specific protease 2 isoform X2 codes for MRAGPAPAAALTDVVILEAMDILFRIRGGLDLAFQLATTDEASTKKALGYVFSDLANKLSSDVLVLRICHSSVYVWPNNGMSTVPELTDDSACKEIRRFIQFDQDDETKRKLGKKKDKKLQDTQIVNIDLMLEMTSSLAALAPVIERENKEHHYINMTLPVDVVLSVSPEETWGRVQNLLVKAIHGQLIDMETCIMKYMKGTSIVVPEQFHFILPGKNHLVTISYPMGISDDQLESYRKELHGLFNLPCDRPYFKRANAYHFPDEPYKDGYLRSPHLHLNSPGMESGMVYLVHGVYSYHHYMQDRIDDSGWGCAYRSLQTICSWFKHQGYIDAPIPTHKEIQQALVDAGDKPAAFVGSRQWIGSIEVQLVLNQLFGITSKILFVSQGSELALQGRELANHFKTEGTPIMIGGGVLAHTILGVAWNEMTGHIKYLILDPHYTGGEDLHVILEKGWCGWKGPEFWNKDAYYNLCLPQRPKTI; via the exons ATgcgggcgggcccggcccccgcggcggcgctGACGGACGTG gTAATTCTAGAAGCTATGGACATACTCTTTAGAATAAGAGGAGGCTTGGATCTTGCGTTTCAGCTAGCAACTACTGATG AGGCATCAACAAAAAAGGCATTAGGATATGTTTTCAGTGATCTTGCAAACAAACTGTCCTCTGATGTTCTTGTATTAAGAATTTGCCACAGTTCAGTCTATGTGTGGCCTAACAATGGTATGAGCACTGTTCCAGAGCTGACCGATGATTCTGCTTGTAAGGAGATAAGACGATTTATACA ATTTGATCAAGATGATGAGACCAAACGAAAACTTGgcaaaaaaaaggataaaaagttACAAGATACG cagataGTCAATATAGACCTCATGTTGGAAATGACATCTTCCTTAGCTGCTTTGGCTCCAGTCattgaaagggaaaataaggaACACCACTACATTAATATGACGTTACCAGTTGATGTTGTTCTATCTGTTTCTCCGGAAGAAACATGGGGAAG GGTACAAAATCTCCTGGTGAAAGCAATTCACGGGCAATTAATTGACATGGAAACATGTATCATGAAATACATGAAGGGAACATCAATTGTCGTGCCAGAacaatttcatttcatattaCCAGGAAAAAATCACCTTGTAACAATCTCGTATCCTATGGGTATTTCAGATGATCAACTGGAAAGTTACAGAAAG GAGTTGCATGGGTTATTCAATCTGCCTTGTGACAGGCCATATTTCAAGAGAGCAAATGCTTATCATTTTCCAGATGAACCATATAAAGACGGATATCTTAGAAGTCCACATTTACATCTTAATTCGCCTGGTATGGAGTCTGGTATG GTTTATTTAGTGCATGGTGTATATAGTTATCACCACTATATGCAGGATCGGATTGATGACAGTGGTTGGGGCTGTGCCTATCGGTCTTTGCAGACAATCTGTTCTTGGTTCAAGCACCAAGGTTACATTGATGCCCCTATACCAACGCACAAGGAAATCCAACAG GCGCTGGTTGATGCTGGAGACAAACCTGCAGCGTTTGTTGGGTCACGGCAATGGATTGGTTCAATTGAGGTACAGCTTGttttaaatcagctttttgGAATAACATCAAAAATACTATTTGTCAG CCAGGGTTCTGAACTAGCATTGCAGGGAAGAGAGCTTGCTAATCATTTCAAGACTGAAGGAACTCCAATTATGATTG GTGGAGGTGTTTTGGCTCACACGATACTAGGAGTGGCTTGGAATGAGATGACAGGGcacataaaatatttgattCTAGACCCACATTACACCGGAGGAGAAGACCTGCATGTTATTTTGGAAAAG
- the CFAP96 gene encoding cilia-and flagella-associated protein 96 — protein sequence MPAEGKSDMERTGLFSEMSYVTIGDKYVSCYMRPFNEAATKNRQMLPGGTKTMSALQAGYFDPEFVRIFEGEAYSDPVQLRRRYRLAEAKKNLGKAFIPSNGDKWPCGLGTYYGTIGGPVPYFTPQLKAREKYIPPGKNFYTNPGKKGTGYGYPNLTIGEQYPHAADGYEVERINAKKAQEQHKQLLKGGPFKLNLYPQAYFDENPYFSDKPLPPLKKPLPEKLIAAPFIPPSPAKKPGGMKGGTFDPYPSHSAEPYITKKTQPFGSSKERKIFHPSPGPKSRPVTSVIALNVTRSLNSNNYKNPQLTFY from the exons ATGCCTGCGGAAGGGAAAAGTGATATGGAGAGGACTGGCCTCTTCAGTGAAATGAGTTATGTCACCATCGGAGATAAATATGTATCATGTTATATGC gccCTTTTAATGAAGCTGCGACCAAGAACAGACAGATGTTACCTGGGGGGACCAAAACAAtgtcagctctgcaggcaggtTATTTTGATCCTGAGTTTGTGAGGATTTTTGAAGGTGAAGCCTACTCAGACCCTGTTCAGCTAAGGAGACGCTATAGATTggcagaagcaaagaaaaatttggGCAAAGCTTTCATTCCCAGTAATGGAGACAAATGGCC ATGTGGACTTGGCACCTATTATGGAACCATAGGAGGTCCGGTTCCATACTTCACTCCACAACTGAAGgccagagaaaaatacattcctCCTGGGAAGAATTTTTATACTAATCCAGGAAAGAAAGGAACTGGATATGG ttaTCCAAACCTTACCATAGGTGAACAATATCCTCATGCAGCTGATGGGTATGAAGTAGAAAGAATAAATGCaaag aaagcGCAAGAGCAACATAAACAGTTGCTTAAAGGAGGACCTTTCAAGTTAAATCTATATCCCCAGGCGTATTTTGACGAGAATCCCTATTTTAGTGACAAACCTTTACCACCTCTGAAGAAACCACTTCCAGAGAAGCTAATTGCAGCACCTTTCATACCACCTTCTCCTGCTAAAAAG cctggAGGCATGAAAGGAGGCACATTTGATCCTTACCCAAGTCATTCAGCTGAGCCTTATATAACTAAAAAAACTCAGCCTTTCGGAAGTAGTAAAGAACGAAAGATTTTTCATCCTTCTCCTGGCCCCAAAAGCAGACCTGTTACAAGCGTAATAGCTTTAAATGTCACAAG ATCATTAAATTCAAACAACTACAAGAATCCACAGCTgacattttattaa